The following proteins are co-located in the Terriglobales bacterium genome:
- a CDS encoding AMP-binding protein, giving the protein MPNFYDKILESAGKWPNATALQMQYEDGRLEGYTYSEVRHIADSVGNWLSRTELARGSRCAILANNGPRWVCVYLGTLAAGLVAVPLDTAFTSSQVTKLLTDCGASLLFVDSRQLAKAREAITEVETPVRLVLLRSTEEESRLVSVDDMLGSGSGGFERVDVGFDDTAAILYTSGTTSDPKGVMLSHRNIDAEAESAFQVLTDIGPQDSILGVLPLFHALAQMANLLLPLIVGARIVFLESLNTTELLRALRERDITLFCCVPQFFYLIHTRIFKEVHARGRLTETIFSYLLALNGRARRFGINLGRLFFPRVHELLGRRMHYLITGGSRLDPQVGRDFEALGFTILNAYGLTETSGAATLTPPKKNVVGSVGRALPGNEVQILRPETDPETGHRIGEIAVRGGIVMKGYYNRPDATAAALEDGWLRTGDLGFMDAEGNVFITGRAKEVIVLSSGKNIYPEEIEAHYGRSAFIKEMCVLGIEGQPGEPLSERLHAVIVPDFDVLREQKIVNAREIIRYEIEGFSSQLPSTKRILSYEIWQEDLPRTTTRKLKRNAVEAQVRAGDGQRAEAEPLRPRALNAGDREWVAIPDVQRALEVVRASSKKQVAEVHPTDNLELDLGLDSMERVELLVSLERELGAHVPDGVVSEVYTVRELIDAVRSNMGSNGKRKSATAWGSVLSADPTEPEIVEFSKPHSFALHFWYTVGCIVQLFARDRFQLSVTGLEKLPKSGPFILSPNHQSYLDPIILLSVLPWRLFRDQFSVGTSEIFGTGLARKLAYTLNLVPVDPDANLVPAMRAGAFGLRRGKVLILFPEGERSIDGSPRIFKKGAAILSCNLQVPIYPVALDGFYEAWPRGKHFQRFAPLKMAFGDPIYPPKETSDPEAAYEELTSLLKKRVMEMWLALRGEQRPTENGNAAVQEPQAMLAR; this is encoded by the coding sequence ATGCCAAACTTCTACGACAAGATCCTGGAATCCGCAGGCAAGTGGCCCAACGCGACTGCCCTCCAGATGCAGTACGAGGATGGGAGGCTGGAAGGCTACACCTACTCCGAGGTCCGTCATATTGCGGATAGCGTGGGCAATTGGCTGTCCAGGACAGAGCTGGCGCGCGGCAGCCGATGCGCAATCCTGGCCAACAATGGCCCTCGCTGGGTCTGCGTTTACCTGGGAACCCTGGCGGCCGGGCTGGTGGCAGTTCCGCTGGACACCGCCTTCACTTCCAGCCAGGTCACAAAGCTGCTCACGGACTGTGGTGCTTCCCTGCTATTTGTCGACTCCAGGCAATTAGCCAAAGCGCGTGAGGCAATTACTGAAGTGGAAACGCCGGTGCGCCTGGTCTTGCTGCGCTCAACGGAAGAAGAATCCCGCCTGGTCTCTGTCGACGACATGCTCGGTTCCGGCAGCGGCGGATTCGAGCGAGTGGATGTCGGATTCGACGATACTGCCGCTATCCTCTACACCTCGGGGACTACTTCCGATCCAAAAGGAGTAATGCTCAGCCACCGCAACATCGATGCGGAAGCTGAGAGTGCTTTCCAAGTGCTCACGGACATCGGACCGCAGGATTCCATCCTGGGAGTCTTGCCCCTCTTTCATGCCCTGGCGCAGATGGCCAACCTGCTGCTTCCGCTGATCGTGGGAGCACGAATTGTTTTTCTTGAATCGCTGAATACTACCGAACTACTGCGCGCGCTTCGCGAGCGCGACATTACTCTCTTCTGCTGTGTTCCCCAATTCTTTTACCTGATTCACACGCGCATCTTCAAAGAAGTGCATGCCCGCGGGCGCCTCACCGAAACGATTTTTTCCTATCTTCTGGCGCTCAATGGGCGGGCAAGAAGGTTCGGCATCAATCTGGGGAGGCTGTTCTTCCCACGTGTGCACGAGCTGCTGGGAAGGCGCATGCATTACCTGATCACCGGCGGTTCGCGCCTGGACCCGCAGGTGGGACGAGACTTCGAAGCGCTGGGCTTCACCATCCTCAACGCCTACGGGCTGACGGAAACCAGCGGCGCCGCCACCCTGACGCCGCCGAAGAAGAATGTAGTCGGGTCAGTGGGCAGAGCGCTGCCGGGAAATGAAGTTCAGATCTTGCGCCCTGAGACCGATCCCGAGACTGGCCATCGGATCGGCGAAATCGCTGTCCGCGGCGGGATCGTAATGAAGGGTTATTACAACCGCCCCGATGCCACCGCTGCGGCGCTCGAGGATGGGTGGCTGCGCACCGGCGATCTCGGCTTCATGGATGCTGAGGGCAACGTTTTCATCACCGGCCGAGCCAAGGAAGTCATCGTCCTCAGTTCGGGAAAAAATATATATCCCGAAGAAATCGAAGCGCACTATGGCCGCAGCGCGTTCATCAAGGAGATGTGTGTGTTGGGGATCGAGGGCCAGCCGGGCGAGCCGCTCTCCGAGAGACTTCACGCCGTGATTGTTCCCGATTTTGACGTTCTGCGCGAGCAGAAGATTGTGAATGCGAGAGAGATCATTCGCTACGAAATCGAGGGTTTCTCTTCCCAACTGCCTTCCACCAAACGAATTTTGAGCTACGAAATATGGCAGGAGGACCTTCCGCGTACCACGACGCGCAAGCTGAAGCGAAACGCGGTGGAAGCGCAGGTGAGAGCAGGCGATGGACAGCGGGCCGAAGCGGAGCCATTGCGGCCGCGAGCCTTGAATGCAGGTGATCGCGAATGGGTGGCAATTCCAGATGTCCAGCGCGCGCTGGAAGTGGTACGGGCCTCGTCAAAAAAGCAGGTTGCGGAGGTTCACCCCACGGACAATCTGGAGCTTGATTTGGGCTTGGACTCGATGGAGCGCGTCGAACTACTAGTGTCGCTGGAGCGCGAACTTGGGGCTCACGTTCCCGACGGAGTCGTGTCGGAGGTTTACACGGTTCGCGAGTTGATAGATGCCGTGCGTAGCAACATGGGCAGCAATGGCAAACGCAAGTCCGCCACCGCTTGGGGCTCCGTACTTAGCGCCGATCCCACCGAACCCGAAATTGTCGAGTTTTCCAAGCCTCACTCGTTCGCGCTGCATTTTTGGTACACCGTGGGTTGTATTGTTCAACTATTCGCGCGAGACCGATTCCAGCTGAGCGTCACCGGTCTGGAAAAACTGCCAAAGAGCGGTCCGTTTATTCTTTCGCCCAATCATCAGAGCTATCTCGACCCAATCATTTTGCTGAGTGTCCTCCCCTGGCGGTTGTTTCGCGACCAGTTTTCGGTGGGGACCAGCGAGATTTTCGGAACCGGCCTGGCGCGAAAGCTGGCGTACACGCTGAATCTGGTACCGGTAGATCCAGATGCCAATCTGGTTCCCGCTATGCGCGCCGGCGCTTTCGGTTTGCGGCGCGGAAAGGTGCTCATTCTTTTCCCGGAAGGCGAACGAAGCATCGACGGCAGCCCGAGGATTTTCAAGAAAGGCGCCGCCATTTTGTCCTGTAACCTCCAGGTCCCAATCTATCCCGTCGCGCTTGATGGATTTTATGAGGCTTGGCCACGCGGCAAGCATTTCCAGCGATTCGCGCCTTTGAAGATGGCATTCGGCGATCCCATCTATCCGCCCAAGGAGACTTCAGATCCCGAAGCTGCCTACGAAGAGCTAACCTCTCTGCTGAAGAAGCGAGTGATGGAAATGTGGCTGGCACTGCGCGGGGAGCAGCGGCCTACAGAGAATGGCAATGCTGCGGTGCAGGAGCCGCAGGCTATGTTGGCCAGGTGA
- the topA gene encoding type I DNA topoisomerase translates to MAKGLVVVESPAKAKTIQKYLGRGYSVEASLGHVKDLPKSNLGVDIDNDFETEYVVIPGKEKVLAKLKKAAKSVDAIYLAPDPDREGEAIAAHLAEELGGEAFNGKKKKKASKLDIRRVTFNEITARAVKAAFEHPRDIDRNLVDAQQTRRVLDRLVGYQVSPLLWDKVRRGLSAGRVQTVALRLIVEREREIKAFQKQEYWTIDAHLAAAKPPAFDARLIGKGQDNEKIEIPNQEEADKIKTFLEKADWVVRSVEKKERRRNPAAPFTTSKFQQDASRKLRFSVKRAMMIAQRLYEGVELGDEGLVGLITYMRTDSVHVSNDALTEVREMIPLQFGAQYLPESANLYKSKKGAQEAHEAIRPTSALRHPDAIKKYLKEDEYKVYKLIWQRFVASQMSPAVFDQTTVDIDAQQGSESYRLRVTGSVLKFDGFLKVYEESKDMRDEDEEALKHKLPPLAEGQKLTLRQLRPEQHFTEPPPRYNEASLVKELEERGIGRPSTYSAILSTIQERQYVNKLGGKFVPTEIGLVVTDLLVENFKDIFDPQYTARLEEELDDIEEGKEKWTEALKEFYKKFQRDLSYAEKHMENLKAMEKPTDEKCERCGSPLVIKWGKHGSFYACSSYDKNDPNSCTFTKENPIDLPDLDSADMQETTQEEYCENCGRPMVLKRGRFGQFMACTGYPDCKTTRRLDQGKKVPDIPLDEKCPQCGRNLILRHGRYGEFTSCSGYPECKYVKQNFIGMKCPQCKDGELVEKRARKRGNSFYGCSNYPKCKFTSANRPIPERCPECGHEYLVQKFLKSGPVIACPNENCEYSRPVEAPVPQLT, encoded by the coding sequence TTGGCGAAAGGTTTAGTTGTCGTTGAATCGCCGGCTAAGGCGAAAACCATACAGAAATACCTGGGAAGGGGCTATTCGGTCGAGGCGTCACTCGGCCATGTGAAGGATCTGCCCAAAAGCAATCTCGGGGTCGATATCGATAACGACTTCGAAACCGAGTACGTCGTCATCCCCGGTAAAGAAAAAGTACTGGCGAAGCTGAAGAAGGCCGCCAAGTCTGTGGATGCAATCTATCTGGCGCCCGACCCCGACCGCGAAGGCGAGGCCATCGCTGCACACTTAGCGGAAGAGCTTGGCGGGGAGGCATTCAACGGAAAGAAGAAAAAGAAGGCTAGCAAACTGGATATTCGCCGCGTCACCTTCAACGAAATCACGGCACGCGCGGTGAAGGCGGCGTTCGAGCATCCGCGCGACATCGACCGCAATCTGGTCGATGCCCAACAAACCCGCCGCGTCTTAGATCGCCTGGTAGGCTACCAGGTTTCCCCGCTGCTCTGGGATAAGGTACGTCGTGGGCTCTCCGCGGGACGAGTCCAGACCGTAGCGCTGCGCTTGATTGTCGAGCGCGAACGCGAAATCAAGGCGTTCCAGAAGCAGGAATACTGGACCATCGATGCCCATCTGGCCGCGGCAAAACCGCCTGCCTTCGATGCACGCCTGATCGGCAAGGGCCAGGACAACGAGAAAATCGAAATTCCCAACCAGGAAGAAGCCGACAAGATCAAGACTTTCCTGGAAAAGGCGGACTGGGTTGTCCGCTCGGTCGAAAAGAAGGAACGCCGCCGCAATCCGGCAGCTCCGTTCACCACCAGCAAGTTCCAGCAGGATGCCTCACGCAAACTGCGCTTCAGCGTGAAGCGCGCAATGATGATCGCTCAGCGTCTCTATGAAGGCGTAGAGTTGGGCGACGAGGGCCTCGTCGGGCTCATCACGTATATGCGCACCGACTCCGTGCACGTCTCGAATGACGCGCTGACGGAAGTGCGCGAGATGATCCCGCTGCAGTTCGGAGCGCAGTATCTTCCTGAAAGCGCCAATCTCTATAAATCCAAGAAAGGAGCCCAGGAAGCGCACGAAGCCATTCGGCCAACTTCGGCTCTCCGCCATCCCGACGCGATAAAGAAATATCTCAAGGAAGACGAGTACAAGGTTTACAAGCTGATTTGGCAACGCTTCGTCGCCTCGCAGATGTCGCCGGCAGTTTTCGATCAAACCACGGTTGACATCGATGCCCAGCAGGGAAGCGAATCCTACCGGCTCCGCGTCACCGGTTCCGTACTGAAGTTTGATGGCTTCCTCAAAGTCTACGAAGAATCGAAAGACATGCGGGACGAAGACGAGGAGGCGCTGAAACATAAGCTGCCACCGCTGGCAGAGGGACAAAAGCTCACCCTCAGGCAACTGCGTCCGGAGCAGCATTTCACCGAGCCACCGCCGCGTTACAACGAAGCTTCTCTGGTGAAAGAGCTTGAGGAGCGCGGAATCGGCCGTCCTTCCACCTATTCGGCGATCCTGAGCACGATTCAGGAGCGCCAGTATGTCAATAAATTGGGAGGCAAATTCGTCCCCACGGAGATTGGACTGGTGGTCACCGATCTTCTGGTTGAGAACTTCAAAGACATCTTTGATCCGCAATACACTGCGCGTCTCGAGGAAGAACTCGACGATATCGAAGAAGGCAAAGAGAAGTGGACGGAGGCGCTGAAGGAGTTCTACAAGAAATTTCAGCGCGACCTCTCCTACGCCGAGAAGCACATGGAAAATCTCAAGGCGATGGAGAAGCCCACCGACGAAAAGTGCGAGCGCTGCGGATCACCGCTGGTTATCAAGTGGGGCAAACACGGATCGTTTTATGCCTGCAGTTCTTACGACAAAAACGATCCCAACAGTTGCACCTTCACCAAGGAAAATCCTATCGATCTGCCGGATCTCGATTCGGCCGACATGCAGGAGACCACGCAGGAGGAGTACTGCGAAAACTGCGGCCGCCCCATGGTCCTGAAGCGTGGACGCTTCGGACAGTTCATGGCCTGCACCGGGTATCCGGATTGTAAAACCACGCGGCGCCTCGATCAGGGGAAAAAGGTCCCCGACATTCCCCTGGACGAGAAGTGTCCCCAGTGCGGGCGGAATCTGATCCTCCGGCATGGGCGCTATGGTGAGTTCACGTCGTGCAGTGGCTATCCGGAATGCAAGTACGTCAAGCAGAACTTCATTGGCATGAAATGCCCGCAATGCAAGGACGGAGAGCTCGTGGAAAAGCGGGCCCGCAAGCGAGGGAACTCGTTTTACGGCTGCTCGAATTACCCGAAATGCAAGTTCACTTCTGCCAATCGGCCGATTCCTGAGAGGTGCCCGGAATGCGGACACGAGTACCTGGTGCAGAAATTCCTGAAATCGGGGCCGGTGATCGCCTGTCCGAACGAAAACTGCGAGTATTCGCGACCCGTCGAAGCTCCGGTTCCGCAGCTGACGTAA
- the dprA gene encoding DNA-processing protein DprA: MSTSSPATTQQLEWLALALTPGLGATRSRHLVDHFGNADRVFHASLTELEAVGLQPVSAQAIFNGESLAKAEEEVARATAVGAEIITLSDDAYPSPLRQIYDPPVCLYVIGNKGIIGSAGIAVIGTRHPTPYGIGMASRLSCDLAARGIIIISGMARGVDSAAHRGAIEAKGKTVAVFGTGVDVIYPRENQKLSEQILALGGALISEFPLGTFAAPQNFPIRNRIISGLSIGVLVIEAGEYSGTRITARCALEQGREVFAVPGNVTNKNSWGPNTLIKQGAKLTATWEDVWEEIPPDLRLQLAPEAGFATKGGSTASLFEQESLAPQERKIFQLLRADEAVHIDEIVERLADAMSSSEIFASLFELEMSGRVKQLPGKNYVKTF, from the coding sequence TTGAGTACTTCATCTCCCGCTACGACACAGCAACTGGAATGGTTAGCGCTGGCACTTACGCCAGGTCTTGGGGCAACGCGCTCACGGCATCTGGTGGATCACTTCGGCAATGCGGACCGCGTGTTTCACGCGTCGCTTACGGAGTTGGAGGCTGTTGGCCTGCAGCCGGTTTCGGCGCAGGCGATCTTCAACGGAGAATCGCTGGCTAAGGCGGAAGAGGAAGTTGCACGCGCAACAGCGGTGGGGGCCGAAATAATCACGCTGTCCGACGACGCCTATCCGTCGCCGCTCCGGCAGATCTACGATCCACCGGTGTGCCTGTATGTCATTGGAAACAAGGGAATTATTGGATCAGCCGGAATTGCCGTGATCGGAACCCGGCATCCGACGCCCTACGGGATCGGCATGGCGTCCCGGCTTTCCTGCGACTTGGCGGCGCGCGGCATCATCATTATTAGTGGCATGGCCCGGGGGGTGGACAGCGCAGCCCACCGCGGCGCGATCGAGGCGAAGGGTAAAACCGTAGCTGTCTTTGGGACCGGCGTCGACGTCATTTATCCCCGCGAAAATCAGAAATTGTCGGAGCAGATTCTGGCTCTGGGTGGGGCTTTGATCTCTGAGTTCCCGTTGGGGACCTTTGCAGCTCCGCAGAATTTTCCGATTCGCAACCGCATTATCAGCGGGCTCTCGATCGGCGTGCTGGTGATTGAGGCGGGCGAATACAGCGGCACACGCATTACCGCACGTTGCGCACTGGAGCAAGGCCGCGAAGTTTTCGCCGTTCCCGGAAATGTGACCAACAAGAACTCCTGGGGACCTAACACCCTCATCAAGCAGGGAGCGAAGCTCACTGCAACCTGGGAAGATGTGTGGGAAGAGATCCCTCCAGATCTGCGGCTGCAACTCGCGCCCGAGGCGGGTTTCGCAACCAAAGGCGGTTCTACGGCATCGTTATTCGAGCAGGAATCGTTAGCGCCGCAGGAGAGGAAGATATTTCAGCTGCTGCGGGCGGACGAGGCGGTGCACATCGACGAGATCGTGGAACGCTTGGCCGACGCGATGTCCTCATCGGAAATTTTCGCGTCGCTATTTGAATTGGAGATGTCGGGAAGAGTGAAGCAACTGCCCGGGAAAAATTACGTCAAGACTTTCTGA
- a CDS encoding menaquinone biosynthesis protein produces the protein MRPLRISAISYLNTAPLMWDFQHSSVGKDFEISYTIPSACAEALATGVADIGIIPSVVFATIPNLLIIPDAAIASKRAVRSILLICKKPLEEIRTVAADTSSRTSVALAQILMGRFFPTGAGVRREFVPMPPDLELMLAGCDAALLIGDRALQVGRERYLTYDLAEQWHQFTGKPFVFAFWAIRMAALSEAHPRMELDSIFSSSRDHGLEPQNVATLGREWAPKLGLTQENVHSYLTQNIHYYLDRENLEGLELFYRYAAECGLIAAPPTVRFVGSAAFRMYG, from the coding sequence ATGCGCCCGCTCCGGATCTCCGCGATCTCCTACCTGAATACTGCCCCTCTTATGTGGGATTTCCAACACAGCTCGGTGGGAAAAGATTTTGAGATCTCCTACACCATTCCCTCGGCGTGCGCAGAAGCGCTGGCGACGGGCGTGGCTGACATAGGGATCATCCCCTCTGTCGTGTTCGCCACGATTCCGAATCTGCTGATCATTCCCGATGCAGCCATCGCCTCCAAACGGGCTGTGCGATCCATTTTGCTGATCTGCAAGAAGCCGCTGGAAGAAATTCGCACCGTTGCTGCTGACACTTCGTCCCGAACTTCGGTGGCGTTGGCCCAGATTCTGATGGGAAGGTTTTTTCCAACCGGGGCCGGAGTGCGCCGGGAATTCGTGCCCATGCCTCCAGATCTTGAGCTAATGCTGGCGGGATGTGATGCTGCATTGCTGATAGGGGATCGCGCACTGCAGGTGGGGCGCGAGCGATACCTGACCTACGACCTCGCGGAACAGTGGCATCAGTTCACTGGCAAGCCGTTTGTGTTCGCTTTCTGGGCCATCCGGATGGCGGCTCTGTCTGAAGCGCATCCGCGCATGGAACTGGACTCGATTTTCAGCAGCTCTCGCGATCATGGCTTGGAGCCGCAGAATGTTGCCACCCTGGGCCGTGAATGGGCGCCCAAATTAGGGCTCACTCAGGAAAACGTGCACTCTTATTTGACCCAGAACATTCATTATTATCTGGATCGCGAGAACCTGGAAGGGCTGGAACTCTTCTACCGTTATGCGGCCGAGTGTGGTTTGATCGCCGCGCCTCCGACGGTTCGCTTCGTGGGCAGTGCCGCGTTTCGGATGTATGGATAG
- a CDS encoding DinB family protein yields the protein MKQVRLFFVSAVLIFSVTLMGQGTNSQAGSSPQTQPPPTVASVVDRQISNIEKLIVGVADAMPEDKFNFSPESLNIPGSDYKGVRTFAVQVRHVAASNYFIWSPVTGEKLPEGLKDGNGPENLKTKAEIMKFLNDSFALGHRAAASLTPENMMQVPEHSRSPRLNLATFGVAHAYDHYGQMVEYLRMNGIVPPASRGKTD from the coding sequence ATGAAACAAGTGCGACTCTTCTTCGTATCGGCAGTGCTTATTTTTTCCGTGACGCTCATGGGACAAGGGACAAACAGCCAGGCTGGGAGTTCGCCTCAGACGCAACCGCCGCCAACCGTCGCGTCGGTGGTGGACCGTCAAATCAGCAACATTGAGAAGCTCATCGTAGGCGTCGCCGATGCCATGCCGGAAGATAAGTTCAATTTCTCTCCTGAGAGTTTGAACATTCCCGGCAGCGACTACAAAGGTGTGCGCACATTTGCTGTGCAGGTGCGGCATGTTGCCGCTTCTAATTACTTTATATGGTCTCCGGTTACAGGCGAGAAGCTGCCCGAAGGTTTGAAGGACGGGAACGGTCCCGAGAACTTGAAGACCAAAGCGGAGATCATGAAGTTCTTGAACGATTCTTTTGCCCTGGGGCACAGAGCAGCTGCCAGCTTGACACCTGAAAACATGATGCAGGTGCCGGAGCACAGCAGATCGCCGCGCCTGAATCTGGCTACATTCGGCGTTGCTCACGCATACGATCATTATGGACAGATGGTGGAGTATCTGCGGATGAACGGAATCGTGCCGCCAGCCAGCCGGGGGAAGACAGACTAA
- the mqnC gene encoding cyclic dehypoxanthinyl futalosine synthase, with amino-acid sequence MSLTRQQALEMFRSDDLIGIGMEADQQRRKLHPDGIVSYIIDRNINYTNFCTEYCTFCAFYRPLKGKLAAEGYILDFETIYDKIRETVELGGTGVLMQGGLHPDLKIDWHEQLLRGIKQLFPRIHLHCYSASEIIAIAEYSGLTIEDTIRRLRDAGLDSIPGGGAEILDDEVRYRIARLKCLTEDWINVHQTAHKLGMRTTATMMFGVGESYEHRVNHFQRLYELQEETGGFTAFIPWSFQPKNTAMGGRHWDEATAVEYLKVLAISRLYLSNFLNVQSSWVTQGLKVCQLGLRFGGNDVGSVMLEENVVKAAGTSNCTTEEELRRIIRDAGFRPVQRDTLYRTYFLN; translated from the coding sequence ATGTCGCTAACCAGACAACAAGCGCTCGAGATGTTCCGGTCTGACGACCTGATTGGCATCGGCATGGAAGCCGACCAGCAGCGGCGAAAGCTTCATCCCGATGGCATCGTCAGCTACATCATCGACCGCAATATCAATTACACGAATTTCTGTACCGAGTACTGCACTTTTTGCGCGTTTTACCGTCCGCTGAAAGGCAAGCTGGCTGCCGAAGGCTACATCCTCGATTTTGAGACCATTTACGACAAAATCCGCGAGACCGTCGAGCTGGGGGGAACCGGCGTGTTGATGCAGGGCGGTCTGCATCCCGATCTGAAGATTGACTGGCACGAGCAGCTGTTGCGCGGCATCAAGCAGCTCTTTCCCAGAATTCATCTGCATTGTTATTCGGCTTCTGAGATCATCGCCATCGCCGAGTACAGCGGGCTTACAATTGAGGACACTATTAGGCGTCTGCGCGACGCGGGCCTGGACTCCATCCCCGGCGGCGGAGCCGAAATTCTCGATGACGAAGTGCGTTATCGAATCGCCCGGCTGAAATGCCTCACTGAAGACTGGATTAACGTTCACCAAACCGCGCACAAGCTCGGCATGCGCACCACCGCTACCATGATGTTTGGCGTCGGCGAGAGTTACGAGCATCGTGTAAATCACTTCCAAAGGTTGTACGAGCTTCAGGAGGAAACCGGCGGATTTACAGCCTTTATCCCCTGGAGTTTTCAGCCTAAGAATACCGCTATGGGCGGACGCCACTGGGATGAAGCTACCGCGGTCGAGTACTTGAAGGTTCTGGCGATCTCCCGTTTGTATCTGTCGAATTTCTTGAATGTGCAATCAAGCTGGGTGACCCAGGGACTGAAGGTTTGTCAGCTGGGCCTGCGGTTCGGCGGCAACGATGTCGGTTCGGTGATGCTCGAAGAAAACGTGGTGAAGGCAGCAGGAACGAGCAACTGCACCACCGAAGAAGAGCTGCGTCGGATCATCCGCGATGCCGGCTTTCGCCCGGTGCAACGCGATACGCTATACAGAACGTATTTCCTGAATTGA
- a CDS encoding cellulose synthase family protein — translation MFAQPRGIGHWVRTHVLDTTFRGLYRANAFDMALLIPYFIVLILLAFYGLHRYQLVYMYYKNRRNKKTEATHKFSELPLITIQLPIFNEQFVVDRLVDAICRLEYPREKLEIQVLDDSTDETVEVARGVVERYAAMGHAISHIHRSNRSGYKAGALQHGMQQTRGELIAIFDADFVPAEDWLMRVVHFFADPEIGMVQTRWTHLNRHYSFLSEVEAILLDGHFVLEHGGRSRSNLFFNFNGTAGMWRRKAIDEAGGWQHDTLTEDTDLSYRAQLKGWKFLYLEDVECPAELPVEMTAFKTQQARWAKGLIQCALKDLPLVLKSNAPRRVKMEAWYHLTANISYPLMIVLSTLLLPAMIIRFYQGWFQMLYIDLPLFMASTFSISSFYLVSQKQLFPRTWLRTFLYLPFLMALGIGLTITNTKAVLEALFGKQTAFARTPKYRVISKSDKPRTGKYRKRLGWIPWAELGIGTYFAATVYYAVINENYITVPFLALFVFGYWCTGLMSLLQGRFERFLGREAREPQTAKPYPVGV, via the coding sequence GTGTTTGCCCAACCGAGGGGGATTGGGCACTGGGTCCGCACCCACGTACTCGATACGACCTTTCGCGGGCTATACCGTGCCAATGCCTTCGATATGGCGCTGTTGATCCCCTATTTCATCGTTCTTATCCTGCTGGCGTTCTATGGTCTGCATCGCTATCAACTGGTCTACATGTATTACAAGAACCGCAGGAACAAGAAGACAGAGGCGACGCACAAATTCTCGGAGCTGCCTCTGATCACCATCCAGTTGCCTATTTTCAATGAACAGTTCGTGGTCGATCGCTTGGTGGACGCGATTTGCCGGCTTGAATATCCGCGCGAGAAGCTGGAAATTCAGGTACTCGACGACTCTACCGATGAGACGGTCGAAGTCGCACGCGGTGTCGTAGAGCGCTACGCTGCCATGGGTCACGCCATCAGCCATATCCATCGCAGCAATCGTTCGGGCTACAAAGCCGGCGCGCTGCAGCACGGGATGCAACAAACCAGGGGAGAGCTGATCGCGATTTTCGATGCCGACTTCGTTCCTGCGGAAGACTGGCTCATGCGCGTTGTCCACTTTTTTGCCGACCCTGAGATCGGCATGGTCCAGACCCGCTGGACTCACCTGAATCGCCACTACTCGTTTCTTTCCGAAGTGGAAGCCATCCTTTTGGACGGCCACTTTGTCCTTGAGCACGGCGGACGTTCGCGCAGCAATCTTTTTTTCAACTTCAACGGCACCGCCGGAATGTGGCGTCGAAAGGCCATTGACGAAGCGGGCGGCTGGCAGCACGACACGCTCACGGAGGATACCGATCTCTCCTATCGAGCGCAGCTGAAGGGATGGAAATTTCTCTACCTGGAGGACGTGGAATGTCCCGCCGAGTTGCCGGTGGAAATGACCGCCTTCAAGACCCAGCAGGCGCGCTGGGCCAAAGGTCTGATTCAGTGCGCCCTCAAAGATCTTCCCCTGGTTTTGAAAAGCAATGCCCCGCGACGGGTCAAGATGGAAGCCTGGTATCACCTGACGGCAAATATCAGCTATCCGCTGATGATCGTGCTATCGACCTTGCTGCTGCCGGCCATGATTATTCGCTTTTACCAGGGCTGGTTTCAGATGCTCTACATCGACCTGCCGCTGTTTATGGCCTCGACGTTTTCGATTTCCAGCTTCTACCTCGTCTCCCAAAAGCAGCTCTTTCCTCGTACCTGGCTTCGCACATTCCTCTACCTGCCCTTCCTGATGGCTTTGGGCATCGGTTTGACTATCACCAACACCAAGGCAGTGCTGGAGGCGCTCTTCGGAAAACAGACGGCCTTTGCCCGGACTCCCAAGTACCGGGTGATCTCCAAGAGCGACAAGCCGCGCACCGGCAAATATCGCAAGCGTCTGGGATGGATTCCCTGGGCCGAGCTGGGAATCGGGACGTATTTTGCGGCTACGGTTTACTACGCCGTAATCAATGAGAATTACATTACGGTGCCTTTTCTCGCCCTTTTCGTCTTCGGCTACTGGTGCACCGGTCTGATGTCGCTGTTGCAGGGAAGATTCGAGCGATTCCTGGGCCGGGAAGCGCGTGAGCCACAGACGGCAAAGCCCTATCCTGTCGGCGTTTGA